The following are from one region of the Betaproteobacteria bacterium genome:
- a CDS encoding amidohydrolase family protein, producing MTRTFIKDVRILDGTGNPSFPGQVLVENEFIAGVWPSAPGANVGDARIVGGKGATLMPGLIEPHSHITFTNYTRSVEMGSIPPEEHMLITVRNARKMLDMGFTSCFSAASAKPRLDVVLRNAIDAGEFPGPRTLAASPEMTVTSGLGDVRLSHLYRENFAVVLDGADEFRRYARLMCREGVDTLKMNISGDAGTPASPSHTTVMTEAEVAAVSEVARAHGKRLAAHTRSAESVKLALRHGVDVLYHATLIDSEARDLLEANRERVFVAPTLGSLYATLHESESWGIKFSPVQRRAMEDELNTGIENMKALKKRGVRVLPGGDYGVAWAPIGANARDLDHFVRLLGFSPMEAILAATKSGAQIMHMSERTGCVQPGFLADLVLVKGDPLADVAILQGEDNILAVMKEGEFHKPFAG from the coding sequence GTGACTCGCACTTTTATCAAGGACGTACGTATCCTGGACGGCACGGGCAACCCATCCTTTCCCGGCCAGGTACTGGTCGAGAACGAATTCATCGCGGGTGTTTGGCCTAGCGCGCCGGGTGCCAATGTGGGCGATGCAAGGATAGTCGGGGGCAAGGGCGCGACATTGATGCCGGGCCTGATCGAGCCGCATTCGCACATCACGTTCACCAACTACACGCGCTCGGTGGAAATGGGATCTATTCCGCCGGAAGAGCACATGCTCATCACGGTTCGCAATGCGCGCAAGATGCTGGACATGGGTTTCACCAGTTGCTTCAGCGCGGCTTCAGCGAAGCCCAGGCTTGACGTGGTGTTGCGCAATGCCATCGATGCCGGCGAATTTCCGGGGCCGAGAACGCTGGCGGCTTCACCGGAAATGACAGTGACCTCCGGGCTCGGAGACGTACGCCTTTCCCATCTGTATCGCGAGAACTTCGCGGTGGTACTGGATGGCGCGGACGAGTTCCGGCGTTACGCGCGGCTCATGTGCCGTGAGGGGGTGGATACGCTCAAGATGAATATTTCTGGCGATGCCGGAACGCCAGCGTCGCCTTCCCATACGACAGTGATGACGGAGGCCGAAGTCGCGGCAGTGAGCGAAGTGGCTCGCGCCCACGGCAAGCGGCTGGCCGCCCACACGCGAAGCGCGGAGTCGGTGAAGCTCGCACTGCGCCATGGCGTTGATGTGCTCTATCACGCCACTTTGATCGACAGCGAAGCGCGGGATTTATTGGAGGCGAATCGCGAGCGCGTGTTTGTCGCGCCTACATTGGGCAGCCTTTACGCGACGTTGCACGAATCGGAATCGTGGGGCATCAAGTTCAGTCCCGTACAACGGCGTGCGATGGAAGACGAGTTGAATACGGGTATCGAGAACATGAAGGCGCTGAAGAAGCGGGGTGTTCGGGTTTTGCCTGGCGGCGACTACGGCGTGGCGTGGGCGCCCATCGGTGCCAATGCCCGGGACCTTGATCACTTCGTTCGATTGCTGGGTTTCTCGCCCATGGAGGCCATCCTGGCCGCGACAAAATCAGGGGCGCAAATCATGCACATGAGCGAGCGCACCGGGTGCGTGCAGCCCGGGTTCCTCGCCGATCTCGTTCTGGTGAAGGGCGATCCTCTGGCGGATGTCGCCATCCTCCAAGGGGAGGATAACATCCTGGCGGTGATGAAGGAAGGAGAATTCCACAAGCCTTTCGCGGGATAG